The following proteins are co-located in the Desulfofundulus luciae genome:
- a CDS encoding SLC13 family permease, which produces MRGNGDLKWYIRFVPGFMVENARKAGLDPNTAFPGFVAAWIAFFIILSLPVPPGLKPAGLAAAAVAVWAVIMWITEAMPVGVTGLLIPLLLVLTGAQKKIPQAFGGFSQDVSFLVLGSFIFAAIMQSTGLDRRIALAVLSRVKPRVDQVIKGLMAVNIALSVIIPAAVSRSAVLLPIVKGIMELFEETPEGRRARGALAITGLCYFPMVGGILLLTAHMPNVIMAGLFEKELGYQLNYARWFWLHWPVIGLLPVMFLIIRKQLNVGGISVPGGTDFIQCEKKNMGKMSFIEWLVLAIFAVAVLLWITEPQHKIKTGLATLIALGIFFIPGLLPTPWKTLQNKTIWGTWLLLAGALSLASAISATGLSEWIAGYAGMYFKGQHFLVIVVGFIVLTAFVRIFMLSNVAAVSMLAPILISLSRVLNLNPVAFTLLVGNFDTFSFLVPTQVTACVIAYGTGTFDTKTYARVGIPIMVATLLYFVLVMMPWYAVNGLPVWGGYVTWR; this is translated from the coding sequence ATGCGGGGTAATGGCGATCTGAAGTGGTACATACGGTTCGTACCCGGATTTATGGTCGAGAATGCCAGAAAGGCAGGACTGGATCCAAACACGGCTTTTCCTGGTTTTGTGGCAGCGTGGATCGCCTTTTTCATCATTCTTTCCTTACCCGTTCCGCCGGGGTTAAAGCCTGCGGGATTGGCAGCGGCTGCGGTAGCCGTCTGGGCCGTCATTATGTGGATTACCGAAGCAATGCCGGTTGGAGTGACGGGACTGCTCATTCCGCTCCTTTTGGTGTTAACTGGTGCTCAGAAAAAAATTCCCCAGGCCTTTGGGGGGTTTAGTCAGGACGTATCCTTTTTGGTTCTGGGTTCCTTCATTTTTGCTGCCATCATGCAGAGCACCGGTCTCGATAGAAGGATTGCCCTGGCCGTACTGAGCAGGGTTAAGCCGCGCGTTGACCAGGTGATCAAAGGATTAATGGCTGTAAATATTGCTTTAAGCGTGATCATCCCGGCGGCGGTTTCCAGGTCTGCTGTACTCCTGCCCATTGTTAAGGGCATCATGGAATTGTTTGAAGAAACCCCTGAAGGCAGGAGGGCCAGGGGAGCACTGGCTATAACGGGCCTGTGTTATTTCCCCATGGTTGGTGGAATTCTGCTTCTCACTGCCCACATGCCCAACGTGATAATGGCCGGTCTGTTCGAAAAAGAGCTGGGGTATCAGTTAAATTATGCCAGGTGGTTCTGGTTGCACTGGCCGGTTATAGGCCTGCTCCCTGTTATGTTTCTGATCATAAGGAAGCAGCTGAATGTGGGCGGAATTTCAGTTCCCGGCGGAACTGATTTCATTCAGTGTGAGAAGAAAAACATGGGTAAAATGAGCTTTATAGAATGGCTTGTACTGGCAATCTTTGCTGTTGCGGTTCTGCTCTGGATCACAGAACCACAGCACAAGATAAAGACAGGCCTGGCCACCCTAATTGCCCTGGGAATTTTCTTTATTCCCGGGTTGCTGCCCACTCCATGGAAAACGTTACAGAACAAAACCATTTGGGGAACGTGGCTTTTGTTGGCCGGAGCACTATCTTTGGCCAGCGCAATCAGTGCTACGGGTCTTTCGGAGTGGATTGCCGGGTATGCAGGAATGTACTTTAAAGGACAGCATTTCCTGGTTATCGTGGTCGGTTTCATCGTGCTCACCGCATTTGTCAGGATATTTATGCTCAGCAATGTGGCTGCGGTATCCATGCTGGCGCCGATACTGATATCCCTGTCCAGGGTACTTAACTTAAACCCGGTAGCCTTTACTTTGCTGGTGGGGAATTTTGACACCTTCTCCTTCCTTGTTCCCACTCAGGTAACCGCCTGTGTGATTGCTTACGGGACGGGAACTTTTGACACGAAGACCTACGCCAGAGTAGGAATACCGATCATGGTGGCAACTCTCCTTTACTTTGTGCTGGTTATGATGCCCTGGTATGCTGTTAACGGCTTACCCGTTTGGGGCGGATATGTCACATGGAGGTGA
- a CDS encoding adenylyl-sulfate reductase subunit alpha encodes MAAKLPAKLEEVGEVRLETDILIIGAGNAGCYAAIEAKRRRPDLRVTLMEKAHIDRSGCLASGMDAINTYIKKNETVENLVRWSRAQAGGLLREDLTITMAELLNQAIEEWEEWGLPIKKDENGEYLARGRWDIAIQGSEMKVILAEKVREYGCEVLNRVVATNYLLDGDRVIGAMGFGVRDGKFYIIKAGATIVATGGAAGLYKPYTNDGVDSHHQIWYCPFNVGTGYAMGIRAGAEMTTFEMRWCAVRTKDFNGPIDTISVGYKAPMINAKGEKILAERYAHMGGDASPRFVRANAPMEEWLAGRGPCYVDTRHMTPEQVKTLKIDYLNERPSFVLFLAARGQDITREPIEVYGSDPYIVGGHTASGYWIDVKRATTLPGLFACGDVAGGVPNKFVGGCAAEGMLAARGAIEYLESLADRGQVDESLVAAEKVRVYAPAIRQVREGDGVIPREMEERLQRLMDEYAGGVHQFYRMNRERLEYALKHLAILKDQTRYLVARDLHELMEAHEIIDRLDVAEVLVHHLLFREETRWPGWQNRVDFPERDDTRFDCFVNSRRNPQTGEIEVFTRPYEQIIPGDRYRP; translated from the coding sequence ATGGCTGCAAAACTGCCTGCGAAACTTGAAGAGGTGGGAGAGGTAAGGCTTGAGACTGACATTTTGATTATCGGTGCCGGTAACGCCGGCTGCTATGCTGCCATTGAGGCCAAGCGCCGTCGTCCCGATCTGCGGGTCACCTTGATGGAAAAAGCCCACATCGATCGCAGCGGCTGCCTGGCCTCAGGCATGGATGCCATCAATACTTACATTAAGAAAAACGAAACCGTGGAAAACCTGGTTCGCTGGAGCCGCGCCCAGGCAGGAGGTCTCTTGCGGGAAGACCTGACCATTACCATGGCCGAACTTTTAAATCAGGCCATTGAAGAATGGGAAGAGTGGGGCCTGCCCATTAAAAAGGACGAAAACGGGGAATACCTGGCCCGGGGGCGCTGGGATATTGCCATCCAGGGTTCAGAGATGAAGGTGATCCTGGCCGAGAAGGTGCGGGAATACGGCTGCGAAGTTTTAAACCGGGTGGTGGCCACCAATTATCTCCTCGATGGTGACCGCGTTATCGGCGCCATGGGGTTTGGTGTCCGGGACGGCAAGTTTTATATTATTAAAGCCGGAGCGACCATTGTGGCCACCGGAGGAGCAGCCGGGCTATATAAACCCTATACCAACGATGGCGTTGATAGCCACCACCAGATCTGGTATTGCCCCTTTAACGTGGGTACCGGTTATGCCATGGGTATTCGGGCCGGTGCAGAAATGACCACCTTCGAGATGCGCTGGTGCGCTGTGCGTACCAAGGATTTTAACGGGCCCATTGACACCATTTCGGTAGGTTATAAAGCGCCTATGATTAACGCCAAAGGGGAGAAAATTTTAGCCGAACGGTACGCTCACATGGGCGGTGATGCTTCTCCTCGTTTCGTGCGGGCCAACGCACCGATGGAAGAATGGCTGGCCGGCAGGGGCCCCTGTTATGTTGATACCCGTCATATGACTCCAGAACAGGTCAAGACCCTGAAAATAGATTATCTGAATGAGCGTCCCAGCTTTGTACTCTTCCTGGCTGCCCGCGGTCAGGACATTACCAGGGAGCCCATTGAGGTCTACGGTAGCGACCCCTACATCGTGGGAGGCCATACGGCCAGCGGGTACTGGATTGATGTTAAGCGTGCTACCACCCTGCCCGGTCTTTTTGCCTGCGGCGATGTGGCCGGTGGGGTACCGAACAAGTTTGTCGGCGGTTGTGCTGCCGAAGGAATGCTGGCGGCCCGGGGGGCTATCGAATACCTGGAATCCCTGGCAGACAGGGGTCAGGTGGATGAGTCTCTTGTGGCAGCGGAAAAGGTGCGGGTTTATGCACCGGCCATCAGGCAGGTTCGGGAAGGGGATGGTGTTATCCCGCGGGAAATGGAGGAACGCCTCCAGCGGCTTATGGACGAATATGCAGGTGGTGTGCACCAGTTTTACCGGATGAACCGGGAAAGACTGGAATATGCCTTGAAACACCTGGCTATTTTGAAGGATCAAACCAGGTATCTTGTAGCCCGCGATTTACACGAGCTAATGGAAGCTCATGAAATAATTGACCGGCTGGATGTAGCAGAAGTGCTGGTACATCACCTGTTGTTCCGTGAGGAAACCCGCTGGCCGGGCTGGCAGAACAGGGTGGACTTCCCCGAGCGGGATGATACCCGTTTCGATTGCTTTGTCAACTCCCGGCGTAACCCGCAAACCGGCGAGATAGAAGTATTTACCAGACCATACGAACAGATAATCCCTGGAGATCGTTACCGGCCATAA
- a CDS encoding FAD-dependent oxidoreductase, with amino-acid sequence MPPKIGVYLCHCYGEIGKILDLEKLSQQAGKWRGVAASIHYPALCSADGLEIIAEDVRQGRVDRVVVGACSPAVHRDTFLRLARQVGLNEHFLERCNLREQCTRAHRDQPALAMAKARNLLKMAVGRLSPAESFEPVSSSTSRSVLVVGGGIAGLTAAENLARAGVNVTLVEKSPFLGGKVARLYRYYPRFCSPRCGLEVLMARLLATGRVTVHTLTEVTGVRGTAGNFTVELLKQPRYVKNTCTGCGACLEVCPVEVAPSAALPPGRQRAIEGPGLFPYPLNYAVNRVFCRGKSCSRCVEVCPAGAIDLDQEEDRLSIGVDAIILAAGWEPYDAGRINNYGYGRLPGVITSMDLEVLARPDGPTGGQLIRPHDKKPVRRVAFIQCAGSRDKQHLAYCSGVCCAATLKQIDYVRAVAPEAGIFVFYMDIRTPGNLEELYRRAREEHGAVFIRGNPYAVEWDPVAEELVVTADDTLSGSRVAVRAELVVLATGMVPCAVPTFERLEKDTTGFITGHLPCSPMEVRRAGIYVAGCAQEPMDVSTSVKSALAAAAECLATIQNQSVVVPPVVERHKCDRCGRCVEECPYGACSFDTDGYPAVNPLACRGCGICQGGCPLRCIYLPGFSSREMAGLIEAMDPGSMDEQPCVLAFLCANDAYPALDLAGTRGTSYGANILTVRVPCAGAVNAGWINDALLSGIDGVLVVGCRTTECHYGRGTSLAESRVNNLRETLQRMLVEPERVQVLTAGIEDGQSLVAAIKRFVKQLQELGPNPFKE; translated from the coding sequence GTGCCGCCAAAAATCGGTGTCTACCTGTGTCATTGTTACGGTGAAATCGGTAAAATTCTTGACCTGGAGAAATTATCCCAGCAGGCAGGCAAATGGCGCGGGGTTGCTGCCAGCATCCATTATCCTGCGTTATGTAGCGCTGACGGCCTGGAAATAATTGCTGAGGATGTGCGTCAGGGGCGTGTAGACCGGGTAGTGGTTGGAGCATGCTCACCAGCCGTACACCGGGATACCTTTCTTCGTCTTGCACGGCAGGTAGGCTTGAACGAACACTTCCTGGAACGCTGTAACCTAAGGGAACAGTGCACCAGGGCCCACCGGGACCAGCCGGCGCTGGCGATGGCAAAGGCCCGGAATCTACTCAAAATGGCCGTGGGGCGGTTGAGCCCGGCAGAATCCTTTGAACCGGTTAGTTCTTCAACTTCCCGGTCTGTACTGGTAGTGGGAGGAGGTATTGCCGGGCTAACCGCAGCAGAGAATCTGGCCCGGGCCGGGGTTAACGTAACGCTGGTAGAAAAATCCCCTTTCCTGGGAGGCAAGGTGGCCCGGTTGTACCGCTATTACCCGCGCTTTTGCTCACCCCGGTGTGGGTTGGAGGTACTGATGGCGCGTTTGCTGGCTACGGGAAGGGTAACGGTGCACACCTTGACCGAGGTAACCGGTGTGCGTGGTACCGCCGGTAACTTTACGGTGGAACTTTTAAAACAACCCCGTTACGTCAAGAATACCTGCACCGGGTGCGGTGCTTGCCTTGAGGTTTGCCCGGTGGAGGTAGCACCCTCTGCAGCATTGCCACCGGGCAGGCAGCGGGCCATTGAAGGCCCGGGGTTATTTCCCTATCCTCTTAACTATGCCGTCAACCGTGTGTTTTGTCGTGGTAAATCCTGCAGCCGGTGTGTGGAAGTCTGTCCGGCTGGGGCCATTGACCTGGACCAGGAGGAAGACAGGCTGAGCATTGGTGTGGACGCGATCATTCTGGCTGCGGGTTGGGAACCTTACGATGCCGGACGGATTAACAATTACGGCTACGGGCGTTTGCCTGGAGTAATTACCAGCATGGACCTGGAGGTTCTGGCCCGTCCGGACGGACCAACTGGTGGCCAGTTAATCCGGCCTCACGATAAAAAGCCCGTAAGGCGGGTGGCCTTTATCCAGTGTGCCGGCAGCCGTGATAAACAGCACCTGGCTTATTGTTCCGGTGTATGCTGTGCGGCCACATTAAAACAAATTGATTACGTACGGGCGGTGGCGCCGGAAGCCGGCATTTTTGTCTTTTATATGGACATCCGTACTCCGGGCAACCTGGAAGAACTGTACCGCCGGGCACGGGAAGAACACGGTGCAGTTTTTATCCGGGGTAACCCCTATGCAGTGGAATGGGACCCTGTGGCAGAAGAACTGGTCGTCACGGCTGATGATACCTTAAGTGGTTCACGGGTGGCGGTACGGGCCGAACTGGTGGTACTGGCCACCGGTATGGTACCCTGTGCCGTCCCGACTTTTGAGCGCCTGGAAAAGGACACAACCGGCTTTATCACCGGTCACCTACCCTGTTCGCCCATGGAGGTGCGACGCGCGGGTATTTATGTGGCCGGTTGTGCTCAGGAACCGATGGATGTGAGTACAAGCGTCAAAAGCGCTCTGGCTGCAGCAGCGGAATGTCTGGCTACCATCCAGAACCAGTCTGTGGTAGTTCCACCGGTAGTGGAGCGGCACAAGTGCGACCGGTGCGGGCGCTGTGTAGAGGAATGTCCCTACGGTGCCTGCAGCTTTGATACAGACGGTTATCCGGCGGTAAATCCGCTGGCCTGCCGGGGATGTGGTATCTGTCAAGGGGGATGTCCCCTGAGATGTATTTACCTGCCGGGATTCAGTTCCCGGGAAATGGCCGGACTTATAGAAGCGATGGATCCGGGCAGCATGGATGAGCAACCTTGCGTCCTGGCTTTCTTATGTGCCAACGATGCTTACCCGGCACTGGATCTGGCCGGCACCCGGGGGACCAGCTATGGGGCTAATATACTGACGGTCAGGGTTCCCTGTGCCGGAGCGGTGAATGCAGGCTGGATCAATGATGCGTTGCTCAGCGGGATAGACGGTGTACTGGTGGTAGGTTGCCGTACTACGGAGTGCCATTACGGGCGGGGTACATCTCTGGCCGAATCCCGGGTCAACAACTTGCGGGAAACCTTGCAGCGCATGCTGGTGGAACCCGAGCGGGTACAGGTGCTCACCGCCGGTATTGAGGACGGACAGAGCCTGGTGGCAGCAATAAAAAGATTTGTAAAGCAGCTTCAAGAATTAGGTCCCAATCCTTTTAAAGAATGA
- a CDS encoding 4Fe-4S binding protein has translation MPPKVNLQKCDGCRAESEALCVQICPGDLMALDENNGKAYCRSARDCWDCMSCVKACPNGAIETRLPYQLGYYPAKLIPLVGSNKISWTVVDIHGKVERFTFKNRND, from the coding sequence GTGCCGCCAAAGGTTAATCTCCAAAAATGTGACGGTTGCCGTGCTGAAAGCGAAGCTCTTTGTGTACAAATATGCCCTGGGGATTTAATGGCTCTGGATGAAAATAATGGAAAGGCATATTGCCGTTCGGCACGGGACTGCTGGGATTGTATGTCCTGCGTGAAAGCCTGTCCCAACGGAGCCATTGAAACCCGTCTACCTTACCAGTTGGGTTATTACCCGGCCAAGCTTATTCCGCTGGTTGGAAGCAATAAAATCAGCTGGACTGTTGTGGATATTCACGGTAAGGTAGAACGCTTCACCTTTAAAAACAGGAATGACTAA
- a CDS encoding class I SAM-dependent methyltransferase, with protein sequence MSQLFDDKAGTYDEWYLTPAGRFVDRLEKEAVLAYLEPRPGMSVLDVGCGTGNYSLELARRGLKVTGLDISPGMLAKARAKAQAEGLPVEFVQGDAVQLPFPDDSFDGVISVSAMEFVPDLGAALQEAYRVLKPRGRLVVGLIGRDSSWGRFYAEKARRDPDSVFNRARLYTLDELRCAMPGDAVRARAVLFTPPGFDYEQEEAAWQIEAAAVAAGRTDGGFICAVSIKFN encoded by the coding sequence ATGAGTCAACTTTTTGACGACAAGGCCGGCACTTACGACGAGTGGTACCTGACCCCCGCCGGTCGTTTCGTGGACCGGCTGGAAAAGGAGGCGGTACTGGCTTACCTGGAACCGCGTCCGGGAATGAGCGTGCTGGACGTAGGTTGCGGTACGGGCAACTATTCCCTGGAGCTGGCCAGGCGGGGGTTGAAAGTGACGGGCCTGGACATTTCACCGGGAATGCTGGCGAAGGCCCGGGCGAAAGCCCAGGCAGAGGGATTGCCGGTGGAATTTGTCCAGGGAGATGCCGTGCAACTGCCTTTTCCGGACGATAGCTTCGACGGCGTTATTTCCGTGTCCGCCATGGAATTCGTGCCGGACCTGGGTGCAGCCCTGCAGGAAGCCTACCGGGTCCTGAAGCCCCGCGGCAGGCTGGTGGTGGGGCTGATCGGCAGGGACAGCAGCTGGGGTCGTTTTTACGCGGAAAAGGCCCGCCGGGACCCGGACAGTGTTTTCAACAGGGCCCGGCTGTACACCCTGGATGAGCTGCGGTGTGCCATGCCGGGTGATGCGGTTCGCGCCCGGGCGGTATTATTCACCCCGCCCGGCTTCGACTACGAGCAGGAAGAGGCCGCGTGGCAAATTGAAGCTGCTGCCGTTGCGGCTGGCCGCACCGACGGCGGGTTTATCTGTGCGGTATCCATTAAATTTAATTAA
- a CDS encoding lipoyl synthase, producing the protein MAPSEEEMLDMYRKMLLIRKSTKSEIMVGLGEEPAEVLAVMNDLREAGCDYITIGQYLQPTPGRLPVHGYVAPAMFRWYEEQCLRKGFRKADCGPLVRSSYTPGLLSDPAGAAVTGHRILRVSGNKSVGRYANESTF; encoded by the coding sequence ATGGCTCCGAGCGAAGAGGAAATGCTTGACATGTACCGGAAAATGCTATTAATCCGCAAGTCCACCAAAAGCGAGATTATGGTGGGGCTCGGTGAAGAGCCGGCAGAAGTGCTGGCGGTAATGAACGACCTGAGAGAGGCCGGCTGCGACTATATCACCATAGGGCAATACCTGCAGCCCACCCCTGGCCGCCTGCCGGTGCACGGTTATGTTGCTCCGGCGATGTTCCGCTGGTACGAGGAACAGTGCCTCCGGAAAGGCTTCCGGAAGGCGGACTGCGGCCCGCTGGTACGCAGTTCCTACACGCCCGGCCTCTTGTCTGACCCGGCGGGGGCCGCCGTTACAGGACACCGGATCCTGCGGGTTTCCGGCAATAAGAGCGTGGGGAGGTACGCCAATGAGTCAACTTTTTGA
- a CDS encoding 4Fe-4S dicluster domain-containing protein produces MHEDRPFREITLQDLERLDPVTLRTARSCANCGRCGGACLARIRDLSPARVLRLLQLGRLDEVLTSRFLWSCIGCRRCSRCCPQELDVATAVVRLRRLAARHPRATFPEHLLRLLCS; encoded by the coding sequence ATGCATGAGGATCGTCCCTTCAGGGAAATAACCCTTCAGGATCTGGAACGACTTGATCCGGTTACTCTTCGTACTGCCCGCAGTTGCGCCAACTGCGGACGGTGCGGTGGAGCCTGCCTTGCCCGTATCCGGGACCTTTCGCCTGCCCGCGTGCTGCGTCTATTGCAGCTCGGCCGGCTGGACGAGGTGCTAACTTCCCGTTTTCTCTGGTCGTGTATCGGCTGCCGGCGGTGCAGCCGGTGTTGCCCCCAGGAACTCGATGTGGCCACGGCAGTGGTGCGGCTGCGGCGCCTGGCAGCAAGACATCCCCGGGCCACCTTTCCTGAACATTTGTTGCGATTGCTATGTAGCTAG
- a CDS encoding SpoIIIAH-like family protein, which yields MHTILIQKRILLAFLLGLLGLTLLVLGWQGAPGQMKRQDDGAPVSANNMPAARGTAAGTVPESPRQVKDVSRDGAAFFVEYRLDRERTRGQQLELLREIINNPQAAAETRRTAQERLLAISQSMAREVEVENLIRAKGFKDAAVCLDDRGATVVVQAARISPEEATRIAELVSRGAGVPEQDVVIIPRP from the coding sequence ATGCATACCATCCTGATCCAGAAACGAATCCTTCTGGCCTTCTTGCTGGGTTTGCTGGGATTAACATTGCTTGTTCTGGGCTGGCAGGGTGCTCCCGGGCAGATGAAACGGCAGGATGACGGTGCACCGGTGTCTGCAAATAATATGCCTGCCGCCCGGGGGACAGCAGCGGGAACTGTGCCGGAGTCACCCCGGCAGGTTAAGGATGTGTCCCGGGATGGCGCAGCCTTTTTTGTGGAGTATCGCCTGGACCGGGAGCGCACCAGGGGCCAGCAGCTGGAACTGCTCCGGGAAATTATCAACAACCCCCAGGCCGCGGCCGAAACCCGCAGGACCGCCCAGGAGCGGCTGCTGGCCATCAGCCAGAGCATGGCCCGGGAAGTTGAGGTGGAAAATCTAATCCGGGCCAAGGGCTTCAAGGACGCCGCCGTCTGTCTGGATGACCGGGGTGCCACCGTGGTAGTCCAGGCGGCCCGCATCTCCCCCGAGGAGGCCACCCGCATTGCCGAACTGGTGTCCCGGGGTGCTGGGGTACCGGAACAGGATGTGGTGATTATTCCCAGGCCGTAA
- the accB gene encoding acetyl-CoA carboxylase biotin carboxyl carrier protein codes for MGLKITDTTLRDGHQSLWATRMRTQDMLPILEKLDAVGYHSLEVWGGATFDVCMRYLNEDPWERLRTLKKHIKRTPLQMLLRGQSLVGYQHYPDDVVEAFINKMVENGIDIIRIFDALNDLRNFEAPMRVASKTGAHIQAAVVYTISPVHTTEHYVETAVSLAQMGAHSICIKDMAGLLTPYKAYELVKLIKERVGLPVQLHSHYIGGLALGAYLKAAEAGVDVVDTASVPLAFGSSQPPVETVVRALQGTPYDTGLELGLLFEIAAYFEDLRKSLGYERGVTRINDMRVFEHQVPGGMISNLVTQLEEQKALHRLPEVLAEIPRVRAELGYPPLVTPTSQIVGTQAVLNVLAGERYKLIPGEVRAYVEGLYGRPPAPIDPDVARKILGDKEPITCRPADLLEPKMDKIREEIKHLAKSEEDFISYALFPQVAKRFFENRSRPGQQPVDSAAPLRPGTRGQEAGRKEEGSMNLEEIKELIKLIDQTAIAELSLESAGVKVAIRKAGAQGTMPAPAGDDSPGPPPARETAAPPAPAPKKNVDPTGLAVIRAPMVGTFYRAPAPDAPPFVQVGDVVEKGQTLCIIEAMKLMNEIESEVAGEIVDILVENGQPVEYGQELFLIREK; via the coding sequence ATGGGTTTAAAAATCACCGATACTACCCTGCGCGATGGCCACCAGAGCCTCTGGGCCACCCGCATGCGTACTCAAGATATGCTGCCCATCCTGGAAAAACTGGATGCGGTAGGCTATCATTCCCTGGAAGTGTGGGGCGGGGCCACTTTTGACGTTTGCATGCGTTATTTGAACGAAGATCCCTGGGAACGTTTGCGGACTTTAAAAAAGCACATTAAGCGCACGCCCTTGCAGATGCTTTTGCGTGGTCAGTCCCTGGTTGGCTACCAGCATTATCCCGATGATGTGGTCGAGGCCTTTATTAATAAGATGGTGGAGAACGGCATAGATATTATCCGCATCTTTGACGCCTTGAACGACCTGCGCAACTTTGAAGCACCCATGCGGGTGGCTTCAAAGACGGGGGCACACATCCAGGCGGCGGTGGTTTATACCATCAGCCCGGTACACACCACCGAGCACTATGTGGAAACGGCGGTCAGCCTGGCCCAGATGGGAGCTCATTCCATCTGCATTAAAGATATGGCCGGGCTGCTCACCCCTTACAAAGCTTACGAACTGGTAAAACTGATTAAGGAACGGGTCGGTCTGCCCGTACAGCTTCACAGCCACTACATTGGCGGCCTGGCCCTGGGGGCCTATCTCAAGGCGGCCGAGGCGGGTGTGGATGTGGTGGATACTGCTTCGGTGCCCCTGGCCTTTGGTTCTTCCCAGCCCCCGGTGGAAACCGTGGTCCGTGCCCTGCAGGGCACGCCCTACGATACCGGGCTGGAACTGGGCCTGCTGTTTGAAATTGCCGCTTACTTTGAAGACCTGCGCAAGTCCCTGGGTTACGAGCGTGGGGTCACCCGTATCAACGACATGCGGGTCTTTGAACACCAGGTGCCCGGGGGGATGATTTCCAACCTGGTTACCCAGCTGGAAGAACAAAAGGCCCTGCATCGCCTGCCCGAGGTGCTGGCGGAAATTCCCCGGGTGCGGGCGGAACTGGGTTACCCTCCCCTGGTCACTCCCACCAGCCAGATCGTGGGCACCCAGGCCGTTTTGAACGTTCTCGCCGGAGAACGCTACAAGCTTATCCCCGGTGAGGTGCGGGCCTACGTTGAAGGGCTCTACGGCAGGCCGCCGGCCCCCATAGATCCGGATGTGGCCCGAAAGATTTTGGGGGACAAAGAACCCATTACCTGCCGTCCCGCCGATTTACTGGAACCCAAAATGGATAAAATAAGAGAAGAGATCAAACACCTGGCGAAGTCGGAAGAAGATTTCATTTCCTACGCCCTGTTTCCCCAGGTGGCGAAGCGATTCTTTGAAAACCGCAGCCGGCCGGGTCAACAGCCCGTGGATTCTGCCGCACCCTTGCGGCCGGGAACACGGGGGCAAGAGGCCGGCCGTAAGGAGGAAGGGAGCATGAACTTAGAGGAAATCAAGGAGTTAATTAAACTAATTGACCAGACGGCCATTGCCGAGTTATCCCTGGAGAGTGCGGGGGTGAAGGTGGCCATAAGGAAGGCCGGCGCACAAGGAACAATGCCTGCACCTGCGGGTGATGACTCCCCGGGGCCGCCGCCGGCCCGGGAAACGGCTGCCCCGCCGGCACCGGCCCCGAAAAAAAACGTTGATCCTACGGGCCTTGCCGTGATCAGGGCTCCCATGGTAGGCACCTTTTACCGCGCCCCGGCACCCGATGCCCCGCCCTTTGTCCAGGTGGGGGATGTGGTGGAGAAGGGTCAGACGCTGTGTATTATTGAGGCCATGAAGCTGATGAACGAAATTGAATCCGAGGTGGCCGGTGAGATTGTAGACATCCTGGTGGAAAACGGCCAGCCCGTGGAGTACGGGCAGGAGCTGTTTTTGATCCGGGAAAAATAG
- a CDS encoding Crp/Fnr family transcriptional regulator — protein sequence MKVKKAGLEDGQLKEQLKGHGTAIDYPRGQLIFSSGEVADRVYFVQKGLIKIYYLAGDGRRVTVALRHPGEFVGLAEALCGMERICFAEAVEDVNILVFKRDDFLKLLTSKPALAVKIAQILGKRIREAQNTIYEIVSWPVAGRLALLLLKLAERTDTTGKMELVEINLRLTHEEIACMIGTSRPTVTTILNTFKQEGAITVKGREIKTIRPAKLLKWID from the coding sequence ATGAAGGTTAAAAAAGCAGGATTGGAGGATGGGCAGTTAAAAGAGCAGCTAAAGGGTCACGGTACGGCCATTGATTATCCCCGGGGTCAATTAATTTTTTCCTCTGGGGAAGTTGCAGACAGGGTTTATTTTGTTCAGAAGGGGTTAATTAAAATTTACTACCTGGCCGGAGACGGCCGCCGGGTTACTGTGGCTTTACGTCATCCCGGAGAATTTGTTGGCCTGGCCGAGGCTTTGTGCGGCATGGAGCGTATCTGTTTTGCCGAGGCCGTGGAAGATGTAAATATTTTGGTGTTCAAACGAGATGACTTTCTTAAACTCCTCACCTCAAAACCTGCCCTGGCGGTAAAAATAGCGCAAATTCTGGGGAAGAGAATCCGGGAAGCCCAGAACACCATATACGAAATTGTTTCCTGGCCCGTTGCAGGACGGCTGGCTCTTCTGCTCCTTAAACTGGCCGAACGCACAGACACAACAGGAAAAATGGAACTGGTAGAAATCAACCTGCGCCTCACCCATGAGGAAATTGCATGCATGATTGGCACTTCCCGCCCCACTGTTACCACCATTTTAAACACATTTAAACAAGAAGGGGCCATTACCGTGAAAGGGCGTGAGATCAAAACAATTCGACCTGCAAAATTACTTAAGTGGATAGATTAA